One genomic window of uncultured Erythrobacter sp. includes the following:
- the gcvPA gene encoding aminomethyl-transferring glycine dehydrogenase subunit GcvPA, whose amino-acid sequence MRYLPLTDTDRADMLERVGASSIDDLFVDVPEVARLDGPIRDLPMHASEMAVERHMKGLAAKNVAAGDAPFFLGAGAYRHHIPASVDTVIQRGEFLTAYTPYQPEIAQGTLQMLFEFQTQVARLYGCAVANASLYDGSTACWEAVAMAGRVTKRKRAVLSGALHPHYAQVVKTMAQFTGDTIADAQPAIQTEPDLEGLISRIDEDTACVVVQYPDILGRVSDLSKVAEAAHAKGALLVAVNTEPVALGAIQSPGELGADIVVGEGQAIGVGLQFGGPYLGLFAVRNPKHVRQMPGRLCGETTDAEGRRGFVLTLSTREQHIRREKATSNICTNSGLCALAFSVHMTLLGEKGLRELAAENHRLACLAADRLEKVPGVKLLNNAFFNEFTLMLDDKPARDLVRELADRGVLGGVSLGRLYPGVEALEHALLVTVTELTTEEDIETLATELEGVLS is encoded by the coding sequence ATGCGTTACCTGCCTCTCACCGATACCGACCGCGCCGATATGCTGGAGCGCGTTGGAGCATCCTCGATCGATGATCTGTTTGTCGATGTGCCCGAAGTCGCGCGGCTTGATGGTCCGATCCGCGATCTGCCGATGCATGCCAGCGAGATGGCGGTTGAGCGGCATATGAAGGGGCTGGCGGCTAAGAACGTCGCCGCTGGCGATGCTCCGTTCTTCCTCGGCGCGGGGGCATATCGCCACCATATCCCGGCGAGCGTCGACACCGTGATCCAGCGCGGCGAGTTCCTGACCGCCTACACGCCGTATCAGCCCGAAATCGCGCAGGGCACGTTGCAGATGCTGTTCGAGTTCCAGACGCAGGTTGCACGCCTGTATGGCTGCGCTGTAGCGAATGCCTCGCTCTATGATGGCTCGACCGCGTGTTGGGAGGCGGTCGCGATGGCGGGCCGTGTGACCAAGCGTAAACGGGCGGTTCTGTCGGGCGCACTGCATCCGCATTATGCGCAGGTGGTCAAAACGATGGCGCAGTTCACTGGCGACACGATTGCCGATGCGCAACCTGCGATCCAGACCGAGCCGGACCTTGAGGGCCTGATCAGCCGGATCGATGAAGACACCGCCTGCGTGGTCGTGCAATATCCCGACATTCTCGGTCGGGTCAGCGATCTATCCAAAGTCGCCGAAGCCGCGCATGCCAAGGGCGCGCTGCTGGTCGCGGTCAACACCGAGCCGGTGGCTCTGGGCGCGATCCAATCTCCCGGCGAGCTGGGCGCGGATATCGTCGTAGGCGAGGGGCAGGCCATCGGTGTCGGTCTGCAGTTTGGCGGTCCGTATCTCGGCCTGTTCGCGGTGCGTAATCCGAAGCATGTCCGCCAGATGCCGGGCCGGCTTTGCGGAGAAACAACGGATGCCGAAGGGCGTCGCGGGTTCGTGCTGACGCTCTCAACTCGCGAGCAGCATATTCGCCGCGAGAAAGCGACCTCGAACATCTGCACAAATTCCGGCCTGTGTGCGCTGGCGTTCAGCGTGCATATGACGCTGCTGGGTGAGAAGGGCTTGCGCGAGCTGGCGGCAGAGAACCACCGATTGGCGTGCCTCGCCGCCGACCGGCTGGAGAAAGTGCCAGGCGTGAAACTGCTCAACAACGCCTTCTTCAACGAGTTTACCCTGATGCTCGATGACAAACCCGCGCGCGACTTAGTGCGAGAGCTTGCGGATCGCGGCGTACTGGGCGGCGTATCGCTCGGGCGGCTCTATCCGGGCGTCGAAGCGCTCGAACACGCGCTGCTGGTGACTGTGACCGAACTGACCACCGAGGAAGATATCGAAACGCTCGCGACTGAGCTCGAAGGAGTGCTGTCATGA
- the gcvPB gene encoding aminomethyl-transferring glycine dehydrogenase subunit GcvPB yields the protein MNAPNKSGWKPEMTVSEDGIHNGPATTTGNHALMLEEPLLFEIGHAEVTGVDLPELDANAPTRLAGLERSEPIGLVGLTEPETVRHYTRLSRQNYGIDLGFFPLGSCTMKHNPRLNEKMARLPGFADIHPLQPVATIPGALEVMNELAHWLIDLTGMHSVAMSPKAGAHGELCGILCIRAALEARGDAREVVLVPESAHGTNPATAAFANYRVENIPATPAGRVDLQALKDRLGPDVAAVMITNPNTCGLFEPDLREISDAVHEAGGYVYCDGANFNAIVGKVRPGDLGVDAMHINLHKTFSTPHGGGGPGSGPVVLSEALAPFMPLPYTARTADGVVHLVEEEQAETFAREHFGGPLSHFGRMTAFHGQMGMFTRALTYMLSHGADGLKQVAEDAVLNANYILRSLEDILYAPFADSGPCMHEALFGDKDFGGGLSTLDLAKGLIDEGYHPMTVYFPLVVHGAMLVEPTETESKASIDQFITAFRSVTERALAGDETLKQAPYYAPRRRLDETAAARKPKLAWEAPDEG from the coding sequence ATGAACGCGCCGAACAAATCCGGATGGAAGCCCGAAATGACCGTGTCGGAAGACGGCATCCACAACGGCCCGGCGACCACCACCGGCAACCACGCGCTAATGCTGGAAGAGCCACTGCTGTTCGAGATTGGCCATGCAGAAGTCACCGGTGTGGACTTGCCTGAGCTTGATGCAAACGCACCGACCCGCCTTGCCGGTCTCGAACGCTCCGAACCCATCGGTCTGGTCGGCCTGACTGAGCCGGAGACCGTCCGCCACTATACGCGCCTCAGCCGTCAGAATTACGGGATTGACCTCGGTTTCTTCCCGCTCGGCAGTTGCACGATGAAGCACAATCCGCGCCTCAACGAGAAGATGGCGCGGTTGCCCGGCTTTGCCGATATTCATCCATTGCAACCGGTCGCGACCATACCAGGAGCGCTGGAGGTGATGAACGAGCTGGCGCATTGGTTGATCGATCTCACCGGGATGCACTCCGTCGCGATGAGCCCCAAGGCGGGCGCACATGGCGAGCTTTGCGGAATCCTGTGTATCCGTGCTGCTTTGGAAGCGCGCGGTGATGCCCGCGAAGTCGTCCTCGTCCCCGAAAGCGCGCATGGCACCAATCCAGCCACCGCCGCCTTCGCAAATTACCGTGTCGAAAATATCCCCGCGACACCCGCAGGCCGCGTCGACCTGCAAGCGCTCAAAGATCGACTTGGCCCTGATGTCGCAGCGGTGATGATCACCAATCCCAACACCTGCGGCTTGTTCGAGCCGGATCTGCGAGAGATCTCCGATGCGGTCCATGAAGCAGGCGGCTACGTCTATTGCGACGGTGCGAATTTCAATGCGATTGTTGGCAAGGTGCGCCCCGGCGACCTTGGCGTTGATGCGATGCATATCAACTTGCACAAGACCTTCTCCACTCCGCATGGCGGCGGTGGACCGGGTTCTGGGCCGGTTGTGCTTTCCGAAGCGCTCGCACCCTTCATGCCTTTGCCATACACGGCGCGGACCGCCGATGGCGTTGTCCATCTGGTCGAAGAAGAACAGGCCGAAACTTTCGCCAGGGAGCATTTTGGCGGCCCGCTAAGCCACTTTGGCCGGATGACGGCGTTCCACGGTCAGATGGGCATGTTCACACGCGCGCTCACCTATATGCTCAGCCACGGTGCCGATGGGCTAAAGCAGGTTGCCGAAGACGCCGTGCTCAACGCCAATTACATCCTGCGCAGCCTTGAAGACATCCTCTACGCGCCCTTTGCAGACAGCGGCCCGTGCATGCACGAGGCGCTGTTTGGCGATAAGGATTTCGGCGGTGGGCTTTCAACTCTTGATCTCGCCAAGGGGCTGATCGACGAAGGCTACCACCCGATGACAGTGTATTTCCCGCTCGTCGTGCACGGCGCGATGCTGGTCGAACCGACCGAGACCGAGAGCAAGGCGAGCATCGACCAATTCATCACCGCGTTCCGATCCGTGACCGAGCGCGCGCTAGCCGGTGACGAAACGCTCAAGCAGGCACCGTACTACGCACCGCGTCGCAGGCTCGATGAGACAGCGGCGGCAAGAAAGCCCAAGCTGGCTTGGGAAGCGCCGGACGAGGGGTAG
- a CDS encoding phage tail protein — protein MADDGSAQTGSVWPLPKFHFEVRFGDADPVPFQELSGLDAESEVIEYRHGNSPAFSPINMPGLKKSGIVTMKRGLFCNDHVFWDWFNEVKMNTVNRQTVTISLLDEAGAPTMVWKLTNAFPTKVSSTDLKSDSNEVAVDTVELAFETVTMKNG, from the coding sequence ATGGCGGATGATGGATCGGCGCAAACGGGTTCGGTCTGGCCACTCCCCAAGTTCCATTTCGAGGTCAGGTTCGGCGACGCAGATCCGGTCCCGTTCCAGGAGCTCAGCGGTCTCGATGCCGAAAGCGAGGTGATTGAGTATCGCCATGGCAATTCGCCTGCGTTTTCACCGATCAATATGCCGGGTCTCAAGAAATCCGGCATTGTGACTATGAAAAGGGGCCTATTCTGCAACGACCACGTGTTTTGGGATTGGTTCAACGAGGTCAAGATGAACACGGTCAATCGTCAGACGGTCACCATTTCGCTGCTTGATGAAGCGGGTGCGCCGACGATGGTCTGGAAGCTGACCAATGCGTTCCCAACCAAGGTGAGCAGTACCGACTTGAAATCCGACAGCAATGAAGTGGCGGTCGATACTGTCGAACTGGCATTCGAGACCGTCACGATGAAAAATGGCTGA
- the gcvT gene encoding glycine cleavage system aminomethyltransferase GcvT encodes MSDEHTEEEAIPLGKLPLDLWHRAYGARMVPFAGYEMPIQYDGIVAEHNWTRTSASLFDVSHMGQVGLSGPSEDGEEAAAQAAEALEALVPGLITSLKRGKMRYSMLLDENGGILDDLMVTNNGPRIGVVVNGAVKWDDIGHLREHLPDEITLHHFDDCALLALQGPKAGEVLADLVPATAELTFMNSELFEWNGTHLWVSRSGYTGEDGFEITVHEDFVVDLAEALCDDERVKPAGLGARDSLRLEAGLPLYGHDITAEIDPVSADLTFALSKKRREAGGYLGHRPVMQVLEDGPTQRRVGLLLEGRMPAREGSDVYSGDTKVGRVTSGGFSPTLGQPIAMAYVDIAHAADGTALECEVRSKRLPATVSPMPFVPHRYYRGS; translated from the coding sequence TTGAGCGACGAACACACCGAAGAAGAAGCGATCCCGTTGGGCAAGCTGCCGCTCGATTTATGGCATCGTGCCTATGGCGCGCGGATGGTGCCGTTTGCGGGCTATGAAATGCCGATCCAGTATGATGGTATCGTGGCTGAGCACAACTGGACGCGGACAAGCGCCAGCCTGTTCGACGTCTCGCATATGGGGCAGGTCGGATTGTCTGGTCCATCCGAGGATGGGGAAGAGGCCGCTGCGCAGGCTGCCGAAGCGCTCGAAGCTCTGGTGCCGGGTCTCATTACGTCGTTGAAGCGCGGCAAAATGCGCTACTCGATGTTGCTCGATGAAAATGGCGGTATCCTCGATGATCTGATGGTGACCAATAACGGCCCGCGCATCGGCGTGGTCGTGAACGGCGCGGTGAAGTGGGACGATATCGGCCATCTGCGCGAGCATCTGCCCGATGAGATCACTCTGCATCACTTCGATGATTGCGCGCTGTTGGCGCTGCAAGGCCCGAAAGCAGGCGAAGTGCTGGCCGATCTGGTCCCGGCGACAGCCGAGCTGACCTTCATGAATTCAGAGCTGTTTGAATGGAATGGCACGCATCTTTGGGTCAGCCGTTCGGGATATACCGGCGAAGACGGATTTGAGATCACGGTGCACGAAGACTTCGTAGTCGATCTCGCCGAAGCCCTTTGCGACGATGAGCGTGTGAAGCCTGCTGGCCTCGGCGCGCGGGACTCGCTGCGGCTTGAAGCGGGCTTGCCCTTGTATGGCCACGATATCACCGCCGAGATTGACCCAGTCAGCGCCGACCTCACCTTTGCCCTTTCCAAAAAGCGCCGCGAGGCAGGCGGCTATCTGGGCCACCGACCGGTGATGCAGGTGCTTGAAGACGGTCCCACTCAAAGGCGGGTTGGCCTGCTGCTCGAAGGCCGGATGCCTGCGCGCGAGGGTTCGGACGTCTATTCGGGCGACACCAAAGTTGGCCGCGTCACCAGCGGCGGCTTTTCGCCCACGCTCGGACAGCCCATCGCCATGGCCTATGTCGATATCGCGCATGCCGCTGATGGCACCGCGCTGGAATGCGAAGTGCGCTCAAAGCGCCTGCCCGCAACCGTTTCACCCATGCCGTTTGTCCCACATCGCTATTATCGAGGGAGCTGA
- a CDS encoding phytanoyl-CoA dioxygenase family protein: protein MTQRLLLDTLNIAGQQAFEFLARTRPDQPEFEAWIVETAALPDPELVSRYNAKMGQGTATARAQSRLAEIEAMDDVLSPAQLSAWESEGFLVVPDAISKKEAGEVAELLWQSIAAEPDDVETWYDADIEGIMIPLFQHASLQYARRSPRIHKAFAQLWGTAELWVTIDRLGFNPPERADYPFSGSGLHWDVSLAQPIPFATQAVLYLTDTSTDQGAFRCVPGFHRHISEWLDSLGGAHPREVDLSSEAQTVPGNAGDLVIWRQDLPHGASPNRAGRPRLVQYINYYAPTLETRSEWV from the coding sequence ATGACGCAGCGATTGCTGCTCGATACGTTGAATATTGCGGGCCAGCAGGCGTTTGAGTTTCTCGCACGAACGCGGCCCGATCAGCCGGAATTCGAAGCGTGGATTGTCGAAACCGCCGCACTACCTGACCCTGAACTGGTGTCGCGTTACAATGCAAAGATGGGACAGGGGACAGCGACCGCGAGAGCGCAGTCGAGGCTTGCCGAAATTGAGGCCATGGATGATGTGCTTTCACCCGCCCAGCTGAGCGCATGGGAGAGTGAAGGCTTTCTCGTAGTGCCTGATGCCATTTCGAAGAAAGAGGCCGGGGAGGTGGCCGAGCTGCTTTGGCAGAGTATCGCAGCGGAACCGGACGACGTGGAAACTTGGTATGATGCAGATATCGAAGGGATCATGATCCCGCTTTTTCAGCATGCATCGCTTCAATATGCGCGTCGCTCACCGCGCATCCACAAAGCATTTGCGCAGCTCTGGGGTACGGCAGAGCTGTGGGTTACAATCGACCGGCTTGGGTTCAATCCGCCTGAGCGAGCCGACTATCCATTCAGCGGATCGGGTCTGCACTGGGATGTGAGTCTGGCGCAGCCGATTCCGTTTGCGACCCAAGCGGTCTTGTACTTGACCGATACGTCGACCGATCAAGGCGCGTTCCGTTGTGTGCCGGGTTTTCATCGACACATATCAGAGTGGCTCGACAGTCTGGGCGGTGCTCACCCCAGGGAAGTCGATCTTTCATCCGAGGCGCAGACCGTACCGGGGAACGCAGGCGACCTGGTGATATGGCGTCAGGATTTGCCGCACGGCGCGAGCCCAAACCGTGCGGGCCGACCCCGGCTCGTTCAATACATCAACTACTACGCCCCGACATTGGAAACGCGATCTGAATGGGTGTGA
- a CDS encoding serine hydrolase, which translates to MIKRLLTAAMVLTMPTTLSATEYDPDRPATVVVAFDETSITPLIVDGVANRDSGRAVEANDPVRIASISKLIMALASLRLVDEGKVDLDADVSDYLGWKVRSPNFPDAKVTLAQLLMHRSGLRDTAGYVIPLGESLQAKLAEPEAWYAEAPPREAPFEYANLGSPVVATVLEAASGERYDELVERTVFAPLGIKACLNWVGCDADMIARAVTLYRNTGEVARDDPSDVPPNCTIPVAEGTECNIENYVPGTNASIFSPQGGVRIGMIDLARMGQALLNEEEGWVSKEGMDAMQVSVRALFDSPNPSQDFFCVYGLGVQIIEWPKADCQDRLFDDGLPRVGHAGEAYGLRAGLWFSPDYKTGIAYFTTAVPPRQSAEDEGGFDPREIALMARARELLAAQNSD; encoded by the coding sequence ATGATAAAGAGGCTTCTCACCGCCGCAATGGTCCTGACAATGCCGACCACCCTTTCCGCGACCGAATATGATCCGGACCGACCGGCGACGGTGGTGGTTGCTTTCGACGAGACCAGCATCACCCCGCTGATCGTCGATGGTGTCGCCAATCGCGATAGCGGGCGCGCGGTCGAAGCCAATGATCCTGTGCGGATCGCGAGCATTTCGAAATTGATCATGGCGCTCGCGAGTCTGCGATTGGTCGATGAGGGCAAGGTCGATCTTGATGCCGATGTGTCGGACTATCTCGGCTGGAAAGTGCGCTCGCCGAATTTTCCGGATGCGAAGGTTACGCTGGCGCAATTGCTGATGCACCGTTCTGGACTGCGCGACACAGCGGGTTATGTGATCCCGTTGGGAGAAAGCCTGCAAGCCAAGCTGGCCGAACCGGAGGCTTGGTATGCTGAGGCTCCGCCTCGCGAAGCGCCGTTCGAATATGCCAATCTCGGATCGCCGGTAGTCGCAACCGTGCTCGAAGCGGCAAGTGGCGAGCGCTATGATGAATTGGTCGAACGAACTGTATTCGCACCGCTCGGGATCAAGGCCTGCCTCAACTGGGTTGGCTGCGATGCGGACATGATCGCCCGCGCGGTTACGCTCTATCGCAATACCGGCGAAGTGGCGCGCGACGATCCAAGCGATGTGCCGCCAAATTGCACGATCCCTGTGGCCGAAGGCACCGAGTGCAACATCGAAAACTACGTTCCCGGAACCAATGCTTCGATCTTCTCTCCCCAGGGCGGGGTGCGGATCGGGATGATCGATCTCGCGCGAATGGGGCAGGCTCTTCTGAATGAAGAAGAAGGCTGGGTTTCCAAAGAGGGTATGGATGCGATGCAGGTCTCCGTCCGTGCCCTGTTCGATAGTCCCAATCCTTCGCAGGACTTCTTCTGCGTTTACGGGCTTGGTGTGCAGATCATCGAGTGGCCGAAGGCAGACTGTCAGGACCGACTGTTCGATGATGGTCTCCCGCGTGTCGGCCATGCCGGTGAAGCCTATGGGCTGCGGGCAGGCCTATGGTTCTCGCCCGACTACAAGACCGGCATCGCCTATTTCACCACCGCCGTCCCGCCGCGCCAATCGGCTGAGGACGAAGGCGGCTTCGACCCTCGCGAAATTGCGCTGATGGCACGCGCTCGGGAACTGCTTGCCGCTCAGAATAGCGACTGA
- a CDS encoding oligosaccharide flippase family protein — MGRLFANMGWLLGGRGINAVLSLVYLALATRTLGTEGFGYFALIVALGQTVTGIANFQTWQFVVRWGANGEGPAEATGFAIALDLLSVAMGTVLAGLLVWTAQLWLPLPTELMWLTFGYCIVSLLSIRTTPTGLLRLRFKFGIATAAETVQPVIRAIGALLAVVFMPNVMGFILAWAASEVTVALALWIVAARTERIDLSKVSLTRIPQKHADAWRFVWSTNMSGSLTIASKQVMILLVGAFGGAALAGGFRVASQLGQALVTLAQAISKAILPELVHAKDDALAIARRMANIALVGGVIAVGVSLLFGRWGLELIAGEEFRVFYWAMVILSIAGAVELVGASLESLLVSAGRAGTAFLVRAVPTILALVFLDAAIDWNGAKGAAFAVLGSSSLAVVGFYVAILNLREIKLVVEPAETEPGEAPQKVAPPAE; from the coding sequence ATGGGTCGTCTGTTCGCCAATATGGGCTGGCTGCTTGGCGGGCGCGGTATCAATGCCGTGCTCAGTCTGGTCTATCTCGCGCTCGCCACTCGCACGCTCGGCACCGAAGGTTTCGGATATTTTGCGTTAATCGTCGCTCTGGGGCAGACCGTGACCGGGATCGCCAACTTCCAAACTTGGCAATTCGTGGTCCGCTGGGGAGCAAATGGGGAAGGCCCCGCCGAAGCCACAGGTTTTGCGATTGCGCTCGATTTGCTTTCGGTCGCGATGGGCACCGTATTGGCGGGGCTCCTCGTCTGGACCGCACAATTGTGGCTGCCGCTGCCAACAGAGCTGATGTGGCTAACCTTCGGCTATTGCATCGTTTCACTGCTCTCGATCCGCACTACGCCAACCGGATTGCTCAGATTGCGCTTCAAGTTCGGCATCGCAACCGCCGCCGAGACTGTTCAGCCGGTAATCCGCGCCATCGGCGCGCTGCTCGCTGTCGTATTCATGCCCAACGTGATGGGCTTCATCCTCGCTTGGGCAGCATCAGAGGTGACAGTCGCCCTTGCACTCTGGATCGTCGCAGCAAGGACGGAACGCATCGACCTGTCCAAGGTCAGCCTGACCCGTATTCCGCAAAAGCATGCCGATGCCTGGCGCTTCGTCTGGTCAACCAACATGTCGGGAAGCCTGACTATCGCCAGCAAGCAAGTGATGATCCTGTTGGTCGGAGCGTTCGGCGGAGCGGCACTCGCTGGCGGGTTCCGGGTCGCGAGCCAATTGGGGCAAGCGCTGGTCACGCTTGCACAAGCCATCTCCAAAGCGATCCTGCCAGAGCTGGTACATGCCAAGGACGATGCGCTCGCGATCGCTCGCCGCATGGCCAATATCGCGCTGGTCGGCGGTGTAATCGCGGTCGGCGTCTCATTGCTGTTTGGTCGCTGGGGCTTGGAATTGATCGCGGGCGAAGAATTCCGAGTGTTCTACTGGGCAATGGTGATCCTCTCGATTGCAGGCGCGGTCGAGCTTGTCGGGGCGAGCCTGGAATCACTGCTTGTCTCTGCCGGGCGCGCCGGCACGGCGTTCCTCGTGCGGGCGGTGCCAACAATTCTGGCCCTGGTGTTCCTGGATGCAGCCATCGACTGGAATGGCGCAAAGGGCGCAGCCTTCGCGGTGCTGGGATCAAGTTCGCTCGCGGTCGTCGGCTTCTATGTGGCGATCCTCAACCTGCGGGAGATCAAACTGGTGGTCGAGCCAGCGGAAACAGAACCCGGCGAAGCACCCCAGAAGGTCGCACCGCCCGCCGAATAA
- the gcvH gene encoding glycine cleavage system protein GcvH, translating to MPRYFTDEHEWIDVEGDSATVGITDYAQEQLGDIVFVELPDVGAMLDKGGDAAVVESVKAASDVYAPITGEVTEGNSALEDEPALVNSSPEEEGWFFRMTIGDSAELEGLMDDKGYKAFVDNL from the coding sequence ATGCCGCGTTACTTCACTGATGAACATGAATGGATCGACGTCGAAGGCGATAGCGCCACGGTCGGCATCACCGATTATGCGCAAGAGCAGCTGGGCGACATCGTGTTCGTCGAATTGCCCGATGTCGGCGCAATGCTCGACAAGGGCGGCGATGCTGCGGTGGTCGAGAGCGTCAAAGCCGCCAGCGATGTCTACGCTCCGATCACGGGTGAAGTGACCGAAGGCAATTCCGCACTCGAAGATGAACCTGCGTTGGTAAATTCCTCGCCTGAGGAAGAAGGCTGGTTCTTCCGCATGACCATCGGCGACAGCGCCGAGCTCGAAGGGCTGATGGACGACAAGGGCTACAAGGCGTTCGTCGACAACCTTTGA